TCCTTGTATAATAAAGACAGAGTTTATTGTAGAGTTAAATATTCTATGATAAGCTCTTTTTATATTGTTGTGGATCACTTTAGATCTTCCTGTAGCATTGACTACTTCGATGAGACTGTGAACACAACATAATTGTAGAATGATTATGAGTTAGATAAGCCTCTGAGCTATTATTTCGGACAAGGTTACATCGCAATTATGTTTGTGGGCTACCATAACGATAAATAATAATCTTTGGAGGATAATTCATGAATCATTCTATTTTTGTTGGTATTGATGTCGCAAAACATTATCATGACGCCCACATTTTTAATCAAAACACTGGTGAAGTCATTCATCCACACTTTCATTTCGTAAATGACAGCACTGGTTTCGAAGCATTATTACACTTAGTAAGTACATTTAATAAAGATGAAGTTCTATTTGGAGTTGAATCAACTGGAAGATATCATATTCAGTTGGTCAAATATTTACACCATAAAGGGTATTCAATTGGAATATTAAATCCACTGCAGACCAATAGACTTCGAGAAGTTGAATTGCGTCAAACTAAGACTGACAAAATAGATGCCAGAATAATCGTTCAAGCATTATTATTAAATTATCATCAAGAATACACCGAAACAAATTACGATGATTTGAAATATTTGAGTCGTGCTAGACATTCATGGGTTAAGGAGCGTTCTAAGTTAAAAGTAGATGTGATTAATTGTTTAGATACTTTGTTTCCTGAATATGCAGCTTACTTTAAAGGAGCCGGCGTTCATTCTAAAACTTCATATAATATATTGAAGAAATATCCATCAGCGCATTATATCTCACAAGCAAGAATTGATGGTTT
The sequence above is drawn from the Culicoidibacter larvae genome and encodes:
- a CDS encoding IS110 family transposase, which encodes MNHSIFVGIDVAKHYHDAHIFNQNTGEVIHPHFHFVNDSTGFEALLHLVSTFNKDEVLFGVESTGRYHIQLVKYLHHKGYSIGILNPLQTNRLREVELRQTKTDKIDARIIVQALLLNYHQEYTETNYDDLKYLSRARHSWVKERSKLKVDVINCLDTLFPEYAAYFKGAGVHSKTSYNILKKYPSAHYISQARIDGLSNKFVRVLKHATPEGLKELAQSSIGRHSKAIAYQLIATIDRIDFISKQICELDKQIDVHLQLLDSPILSIPGISNVLAAAILGEIGNIKRFSNASKIIAFAGLNPKVHQSGNFIAANMPISKRGSRLLRYALIKAASIIWLHDPTFKAYYLRKKATGKHHNVVLGHVAHKLVFVIYRLIDNGIMFEKGYN